The genomic DNA CGTAGACGCTTTAAAAACAGGTATGCTTGGATCAGTAGAAATTATTGAAATGGTTGCAGAAACAATCGAAAAGCACAATTTCAAAAATGTAGTAGTTGACCCTGTTATGGTATGTAAAGGTGCAGATGAAGCATTACATCCTGAAACGAACGATTGCTTACGTGACGTTCTTGTGCCAAAGGCATTAGTTGTAACACCAAACTTATTTGAAGCTTACCAATTAAGCGGTGTGAAAATTAATTCTCTTGAGGACATGAAAGAAGCAGCGAAGAAAATCCACGCTTTAGGTGCCAAATACGTACTAATTAAAGGTGGAAGCAAACTTGGTACGGAAACTGCAATCGACGTCCTATATGATGGAGAAACATTCGATCTTCTAGAATCAGAAAAAATCGATACAACCAATACACACGGTGCAGGTTGTACATATTCTGCTGCAATTACAGCAGAACTTGCAAAAGGAAAACCTGTGAAAGAAGCAGTAAAAACTGCTAAAGAATTCATCACAGCTGCTATTCGTTACTCATTCAAAATTAACGAATACGTAGGTCCAACTCACCATGGTGCATATCGTAAATTCGTTGTATCAAAAGAACTTGTCTAATATATAAATAAAAACACTCACAAGGTTCATA from Bacillus cereus G9842 includes the following:
- the pdxK gene encoding pyridoxine/pyridoxal/pyridoxamine kinase, whose translation is MTLNKALTIAGSDTSGGAGIQADLKTFQELGVYGMTSLTTIVTMDPHNGWAHNVFPIPASTLKPQLETTIEGVGVDALKTGMLGSVEIIEMVAETIEKHNFKNVVVDPVMVCKGADEALHPETNDCLRDVLVPKALVVTPNLFEAYQLSGVKINSLEDMKEAAKKIHALGAKYVLIKGGSKLGTETAIDVLYDGETFDLLESEKIDTTNTHGAGCTYSAAITAELAKGKPVKEAVKTAKEFITAAIRYSFKINEYVGPTHHGAYRKFVVSKELV